One window from the genome of Nicotiana tomentosiformis chromosome 5, ASM39032v3, whole genome shotgun sequence encodes:
- the LOC104120953 gene encoding eukaryotic translation initiation factor 1A, with amino-acid sequence MPKNKGKGGKNRKRGKNEADDEKRELVFKEDGQEYAQVLRMLGNGRCEAMCIDGTKRLCHIRGKMHKKVWIATGDIILVGLRDYQDDKADVILKYMPDEARLLKAYGELPENTRLNEGITGGLDEEEEGGGDDYIEFEDEDIDKI; translated from the exons ATGCCGAAGAACAAGGGTAAGGGAGGTAAGAACAGGAAGAGAGGAAAGAACGAAGCTGACGATGAAAAAAGAGAGCTTGTTTTCAAAGAAGATGGACAGGAATATGCTCAGGTTTTACGTATGCTTGGTAATGGACGTTGTGAAGCTATGTGTATTGATGGAACAAAGCGTCTTTGTCATATACGTGGTAAGATGCATAAAAAAGTTTGGATCGCTACTGGTGACATCATCCTTGTTGGTCTTCGTGATTATCAG GATGACAAAGCTGATGTGATCTTGAAGTACATGCCTGACGAGGCCAGGTTATTGAAGGCATATGGAGAGTTGCCAGAGAACACAAGACTTAATGAGGGCATTACTGGTGGGCTGGATGAAGAAGAAGAGGGCGGTGGTGATGACTACATTGAGTTTGAGGATGAAGACATTGACAAAATCTAA
- the LOC104120952 gene encoding GDSL esterase/lipase At4g01130-like isoform X1 has translation MKLFRMSLWSSLMVVCFLLIATSNLVESKCAFEAIFNFGDSNTDTGGFYAAFPSQGSPYGMTYFKKPVGRPTDGRVIVDFLAQALGYPFLSPYLQSIGSDYKHGANFATSASTVLLPQTSLFVSGVSPFSLEIQLRQMKEFKVKVDELQSKGNTNLPSPDIFGKSLYTFYIGQNDFTGNLARIGISGLKQYFPKVVSQITSTIKEIYGLGGRTFLVLNLAPIGCYPMFLVELPHESSDIDQFGCLISYNNAVVDYNNMLKEALTQIRKQLSDANVVYVDTNAVLLELFQHPTSQGLKYGTKACCGQGGGAYNFNQQLFCGNTKQINGQILTATACEDPYNYVSWDGIHATEAANKFTTYAILNGSYFDPPFSLQKFCDIQPIG, from the exons ATGAAGCTATTTAGAATGAGTTTGTGGTCTTCATTAATGGTGGTTTGTTTTCTATTAATAGCAACTTCTAATTTGGTGGAAAGCAAATGTGCATTTGAGGCTATTTTTAATTTTGGAGATTCAAATACTGATACTGGTGGATTTTATGCTGCTTTCCCATCTCAGGGTTCTCCTTATGGAATGACTTATTTCAAAAAACCAGTCGGACGTCCAACTGATGGCAGAGTCATAGTTGATTTTCTTG CTCAAGCATTAGGTTATCCATTTTTGAGTCCATATTTGCAATCAATTGGCTCAGATTACAAACATGGTGCCAACtttgcaacatcagcatccacAGTACTCTTGCCACAAACTTCATTGTTTGTATCTGGAGTTAGCCCCTTTTCTCTTGAAATTCAGCTCAGACAAATGAAGGAATTTAAGGTTAAAGTCGATGAACTTCAGAGTAAAG GGAACACTAATCTGCCTTCCCCAGACATATTTGGGAAGTCACTTTATACATTTTACATAGGTCAGAATGATTTCACTGGCAATTTGGCAAGAATAGGAATAAGTGGATTGAAGCAATACTTTCCTAAAGTAGTTTCCCAAATTACTAGCACCATCAAG GAAATCTACGGATTAGGAGGAAGAACATTTTTGGTACTTAACCTTGCACCAATTGGATGTTACCCAATGTTTCTAGTGGAGCTACCTCATGAGAGTTCAGACATTGATCAATTTGGATGCTTGATATCATACAACAATGCAGTGGTGGATTATAACAATATGCTTAAAGAAGCATTGACACAAATCAGAAAACAACTTTCAGATGCAAATGTAGTTTATGTGGACACTAATGCTGTGCTCTTGGAGCTTTTCCAACACCCCACTTCTCAGG GGTTAAAATATGGAACCAAAGCATGTTGTGGGCAAGGAGGTGGTGCCTACAACTTCAACCAGCAACTATTCTGTGGAAATACCAAACAGATAAATGGACAAATATTGACAGCCACAGCTTGTGAGGATCCATACAATTATGTAAGCTGGGATGGGATACATGCCACAGAAGCAGCAAACAAATTCACTACATATGCCATTCTCAATGGTTCTTATTTTGATCCTCCATTTTCACTGCAAAAATTCTGTGATATTCAACCTATCGGTTGA